From the genome of Candidatus Methanoperedens sp., one region includes:
- a CDS encoding phosphatidylserine decarboxylase — protein MLAKGSLSWIGGAILLAFAAGYAFIYSGLASMMFAFLFGILVILAIFFIIFFRDPERTPEGDENDAVSPADGRVISMQDRTICIFMNIHNVHVNRAPLAGTVTHIDYKPGGYIPAFNKDSYVNERNHVVMKTEHSALEITQIAGVLTRRIVSYISEGSELKRGERIGMIRFGSRVDVIIPKGYEFTVKVNDRVRAGETIIAMLKEKNRR, from the coding sequence ATGCTGGCTAAGGGGTCATTATCCTGGATCGGCGGTGCAATTCTCCTTGCATTCGCAGCCGGATATGCTTTCATTTATTCAGGTCTTGCTTCTATGATGTTTGCTTTTCTATTTGGCATTCTAGTGATCCTAGCTATCTTTTTCATCATTTTCTTCCGCGACCCGGAGCGAACGCCTGAGGGGGATGAGAACGATGCCGTTTCACCAGCAGATGGGAGGGTCATATCTATGCAAGACAGGACAATCTGCATTTTCATGAACATCCACAATGTGCATGTGAACCGGGCGCCTCTAGCGGGCACAGTCACCCATATTGATTATAAACCAGGCGGCTATATCCCTGCTTTCAATAAGGACTCGTATGTGAACGAGCGCAACCATGTTGTAATGAAAACAGAGCATAGTGCTCTTGAGATCACCCAGATAGCAGGTGTCCTGACAAGGCGCATAGTCTCTTACATCAGCGAAGGGAGCGAATTGAAAAGAGGTGAGCGCATAGGCATGATCCGTTTCGGTTCGCGCGTGGACGTGATAATCCCGAAAGGTTATGAGTTCACAGTCAAAGTTAATGACAGGGTCAGGGCGGGCGAGACGATTATCGCAATGCTGAAAGAGAAAAATAGGAGATGA
- a CDS encoding dihydroneopterin aldolase family protein, which produces MAEVNERDIAVFEAGIKLGALYHQFVGTPINTETIDDLSRAMEQSVVLQPYVRSVSVMIDREMVEKKQNPKFEYCELEGRMLHVTLQVLYKNIIAHVELAYDEELDYPMMKVKKIEEM; this is translated from the coding sequence ATGGCAGAAGTTAATGAGCGGGATATAGCGGTCTTCGAAGCCGGGATCAAACTCGGAGCGCTTTACCACCAGTTCGTGGGAACACCCATCAATACGGAAACTATTGATGACCTTTCAAGAGCAATGGAGCAGAGCGTGGTCCTGCAGCCGTATGTCAGGAGCGTGAGCGTTATGATAGACCGTGAGATGGTCGAGAAAAAGCAGAACCCGAAGTTCGAATACTGCGAGCTTGAGGGGAGGATGCTGCACGTGACCCTGCAGGTGCTTTACAAAAATATTATTGCGCATGTGGAACTTGCATACGATGAAGAACTGGATTATCCGATGATGAAAGTCAAGAAGATTGAGGAGATGTAA
- the pssA gene encoding CDP-diacylglycerol--serine O-phosphatidyltransferase, translating to MGENILRLIKPADIITLINALLGFFSIILIIQGQFEGALVVILIAVIADGADGAVARYTGYGTLGANLDSLADVISFGVAPAVAAFVYLNGSGIFPGLFLVCGMLRLARFNVAGKKDSFEGIPITSAGFLVALFLLARDYIPYVEYAFSLLLVIISLLMVSTIGYPKLKSPAILAPMGILLVLDIVVFYFGYPDMAKIASLILLVLVCAYILSPLGRRFYGRS from the coding sequence ATGGGAGAGAACATCCTCAGACTCATAAAACCTGCCGATATAATAACCCTCATCAACGCATTACTGGGATTTTTTTCGATAATATTGATAATTCAGGGACAGTTCGAGGGAGCGCTTGTGGTGATCCTTATTGCTGTAATAGCTGACGGCGCAGACGGCGCGGTGGCGAGGTACACCGGGTACGGAACACTTGGTGCGAACCTGGATTCCCTTGCAGACGTGATATCGTTTGGCGTTGCCCCTGCAGTTGCCGCTTTTGTTTATCTCAATGGGTCCGGCATTTTTCCGGGTCTTTTCCTGGTCTGCGGCATGCTGCGTCTTGCAAGGTTCAACGTGGCAGGTAAAAAAGATAGCTTTGAGGGCATACCAATAACTTCGGCGGGTTTTCTCGTGGCACTTTTTCTCCTCGCGAGGGATTACATACCATATGTGGAATATGCTTTTTCCCTGCTTCTTGTTATCATTTCTCTCCTCATGGTCAGCACGATAGGTTACCCCAAATTAAAAAGCCCCGCTATCCTGGCACCGATGGGGATACTGCTTGTTCTTGATATTGTTGTTTTCTATTTTGGGTACCCGGATATGGCCAAAATCGCATCCTTAATATTGCTTGTCCTTGTATGTGCTTACATATTGAGTCCGCTTGGACGGAGGTTCTATGGCAGAAGTTAA